The Amycolatopsis sp. QT-25 genomic sequence GCGTGGGACGTGCGCCGTCGGTCATGACCATCGACATCGCGGAAACCGACCCGGATGGTGCAGAGCCGAGCTGACATCGTACTTCGATACCCTCGACCGTCTGTCGCACAAGGTCTGCAATGGAGCCGGAATGGAGTCGCTCAACGTGGTAATGTCATGACGGAGAACCTGTCACGGCGGCCGTTTACCGGCCTATTAATCGCCCAATTCGTCTCAGTGCTCGGCACATCGATGTCGGCCTTGGCGATCCCCTGGCGGGTGCTCACCTCAACCGGCAGCGCCACCCGCATGGGCTTATTGCCTTCGCTGAGATGGCACCGTATGTCGCGATGCAGGCGCTCGGTGGACCGCTGATCGACCGAATTGGTGCCCGTCGGATCTACGTTTGGGGCAACACCGCGGCAGCGGTTGCGGTGTGCGCCATTCCAGCCCTCTACGCCGTCGACCTACTCTCGCTGGGTGTACTCGCTTGCCTGGCGGCCGCCGCCGGCGCGGTTCGGGGCCTAGCCGACTGCGCGGGCCAGGTCCTGGTGCCCGGCACGGCAAATCTGGGGGCGGTGCCGCTGGAACGCGCCGCTGGGTTGCACGGCAGCGCGAACCAGACCGGGCTGTTCGTGGGAGCCTCCGCGACCGGGGTCTTGGTGTCGCTGCTTGGAGCTCCCACGGTCGTGCTCGTCGACGGCATCACCTTCGCCCTCGCCGCCGCACTCGTTGCCCTGCTCGTCCCGGCAGCCGCCGAGCCGCAGCGGGTTGAACGGCGACTGAGCACACGTCAGTACCTGGCGGACCTCGGCGAGGGCGTACGGTTCATCCGTACCAACCGGTTGATGCTCGTGCTGGTGGCCATGATCGCGGTGACCAACCTGCTCGACCAGGGCATCAACGCAGTACTCGTGCGGTATGGGTCCGCGAGCGTCTGCACCAACCCGAGGCACTCGGCCTTGTCGCCGGCGTACTCGGTGCCGGAGCCATCATCGGCGCACTCATAGCCGCCTGGTTGGGACCGAAGTTGCCCAGACGGGTGGTCTTCACCATCGGGGTGCTCGTCGCCGGTGCTCCCTTGTCGCTTGTTCTCGCCCTGACCAGCGCACTGCCACTTGCGCTGACTGTCGCGTTCGTCGCCGGGCTCGGTACTGGAGGACTCAATCCGATCCTCAACGCTGTGCTCTACGAGCGCATCCCGCCACAGCTGCGCGCCCGCACACTCGGCGCCCTCAAGGCCAGTGCCTGGATCGGCACTCCGATCGGCCCGCTCCTGGCGGGCAGCCTCGTCGAAGTCATCGACCTGCGCAACGCCCTCTTCATCTTCGCGGCGATCTTCTTGGTTGCCACCGTAGTGCCAGTAATGTTGCCCGCCATGCGGAGCATGCACCGCGCACCACGCCCGGGACCCGACGGAACTGAAGCAAGAGACAACGAGGCCGTGGCGAAATCCACCTAACGCCGACCGTGCACTGTCCTCTGGACATCCTCGGTGAGCGGACGGGGCTTATAACCGCGCCGGGTTCCGCAGTACCAGTTCTCCCTGCCGCACGGCGCCGCCGCGGTGGCCGAACCTTTGGCTACATGCTCAGCCTTGACTTCCCGATGAAAGACGGGCTGCGTCGGTTCTGTCGCCCGACGGCGTCTTCGTATCGGGTACGTCCAGTCGCCTGCGCATCGCCCACAAAGTCAGGCCTAGCGGACTCCTTCTGCTGCTGCGCCTCGGCAGGGCAGGCGGTCATGACCGCCTGCCCTGCCGAGGCGCAGCCTGTATCCGCTTTCGTCCGCCGGAGCCGGTTTGCCGCGGTCTCCTCCTGGGACGTCGACATGTAGGGCCTTCTTCCAAATCAGCGTTTCCCTCGTAGGGGCGAGGGCGCAACGTCAACACGTTGGTGCCTATCCGGTCAGAGCAGCTCCCACTCACCCGGCAGGGCGTGCAAGACCTCCTCAAACGACTCCGCGGTACGACCTCGCACCCACAGCACCTGCCGACCGTCCTCACGCAACACCAGATCGGGACCAGCGAACCAGCGAATCCCGGGACCAGTCTGGGACGCTGGATATTCCGGCATCGGCAGCCGGGCATACAGCTGCTCCAGCAACGCGACATCCTGCTCGGTCAGCTCTCGGTGGCCACCGAGCTCATCATCGCTGAACAATGACTCCGATAGCACCACCTCGACACACGCCAGCGAGAACCGATCAAGCCATGCATCCCACGACTCAGCCTGCTTGTCCTCCAAGTCCGGCCGCATCACTACCGGCGGATCCGCCGCGTCCAGATCAGCCAGCGGCACACCCCAAGACGCGGCGCCCTGGTTCTCCACCCGGAAGACCAACACCTCTCCGGCCTCATCCACGTCGAGTTCGTCCGGACTGAACAGCTCGTCCTGGTTACTGGTGAGATCCGCGCGCCGGCCGAACAACCCATACGCCTCGCGCAACGCAGCCGGAAGACGCAACCCCAACCGATCCTCGGCCGCCGTCAGCTCTGCCTCACCGCACCCATCATCCTGCCCCAACGGCGACATCCAGTGCGCTGCGAAGCCCTGGATGAACCGCCAAGCCCCAGCCCGATCCCGAACACCCCGCGCCACTTCCCCAACGAGATCAAATGTCGACGACATGCTGCGGAAGGCTACCGGGTAGCCATCGACGGACGGAGCCCCAGATAGATCGACACCCTCGACTCAGGACCGTTGCCGGATATTCGCAGTAACTCGCCCCTACTCGGGAAACTCACGGCTTCGGTTCATCCGGGACACCGATCCCCGCGCGTGGGCCGACCTTGTCGAGTTCGACGAAGCGATCCGTCACGGCAGCCCCCGCGCCAACGCCAACGGCAAACCGCTGCGCGGACAGTTCTTCATCCACCGCTCACTCCAGCCGCTCGACCAAGTCGACCTCGACGCCACACGCGGCACCGCCAATGCCGAAGAAGACGACCCGGACGGCTTCAATCCGTTCTCCTGCCGTAGCGGCGCACCCATCCCCACCGCCTGAACCTCCAGCGCCTGTCAGATCCGCCGCGCCGGGGGACTGTTCCAGGATCGGTGTTTCCGGCCCGACACGCCGGGCTGAGGTCCGACGGGATGGGCACTGTGAGTGATGACATCGGACCTTGTGAGTCCACGCAGGAGTGAGTCCAAGCCGGCGCGGGAGCTGTCGCCGGAGCAGGCCGCCGCGGCGGCGATGGTGGCCGAGGCGAAGGCGCGGGGGCTGGCGTTGACCGGCCCGGATGGCCTGCTGAAGCTGTTCACCAAGAATGTGCTGGAAACCGCATTGAACGAGGAGATGACCGAGCATCTCGGGCATGAGAAGAACCAGGCCGACCCGGATCGTGAGTCGACGAACGTGCGCAACGGCTCCCGGCCGAAAACGGTGGTGTCGGATGCTGCGGGCGAGGTCGGCATCAACGTGCCACGGGATCGGGAGAGCACGTTCGAGCCGCAGATCGTGAAGAAGCGGCAACGCCGTCTTACCGAGGTGGATGAGATCGTGTTGTCGTTGTATGCGAAGGGAATGACGACCGGGGAGATCTCGGCACATTTTGCCGAGATCTACGGATCCTCGATCAGCAAGGAAACGGTCTCGCGGATCACTGACAAGGTCGTCGCCGAAATGAACGACTGGGCCAGCCGCCCGCTCGATCCGGTGTACGTGGCCGTGTTCATCGACGCGATCCACGTCAAGGTCCGCGACGGGCAGGTCGCCAACCGGCCTGTCTACGCCGCTATCGGCGTCACCGTGGATGGCCGCAAGGACGTCCTGGGCCTGTGGATGGGCATCGGCGGCGAGGGCGCGAAGTTCTGGATGAGCGTGCTGATCGATCTGAAGAACCGCGGCGTCCGGGACGTGTTCTTCCTCGTTTGCGACGGCCTCAAAGGCCTGCCCGACGTCGTGGCGAACGTCTGGCCGCAGACCATTGTGCAGACCTGCATCGTCCACTTGATCCGCAACACCTTCCGGCTCGTGTCCCGCCGGGACTGGGACGCGGTGAAACGCGACATCAAACCCATCTACACCGCACCCAGCCCGGATGCCGCAATAGCCGCGCTCGACGAATTCGAAGAGAAATGGGGCACAAAGCATTCAGCGGTGATTCGCCTGTGGCGTAACGCCTGGGACGAGTTCGTGCCGTTCCTCGACTACGACGTCGAGATCAGGCGCATGATCTGCTCCACCAACGCGATCGAATCGTTGAATGCCCGCTACCGGCGGGCGATTCGCGCGCGAGGACACTTCCCGACCGAGCAAGCCGCGATGAAATGCCTGTACCTTGTGACCCGCAGCCTGGACCCGACCGGGGCAGGCCGCACCCGATGGACGATGCGCTGGAAGCCCGTGCTGAACGCCTTCGCCATCACATTCGGTGACCGCTGGCCGGGAGCCGAAACCTACTGATCAACAACGCCGGAAACACCGATCACGAGATAGACCCCGCGCCGGCCTGAGCGGGCCGGGCACGTCGGCCTGTTGCCGGTGCCGCTGAACGGCGACGGGGGGACATCGGGGGGAAGCCAGCGACAAACACTCGAACATCTGTACGGCCTCGTCGCCGATCGTGCCAGTTCGAAAGTCGAGTCCCCGACTGTGACGGACCACGCTATCTGTCACCTGATCACGCTATCTGTCACTTCGGGAACTTGAAGGTTCCGTGGTCGATGGCGTGTTCGAGTTCGACTCGGTAGGGAGCGAACGCGTTGATGTGACGGTGATCGCTAGTTGTCACCTGTGAACGGTATTTGTCACCAGGTGGTACGAGCCCGCGAATCGCCAGCACGGTTCCGCGTGGCCCACGCGGGCGTCACGTTGGCGTGGCGACCACATTCACCCGCTTATGGTGCCGGTCACATCGGCGCACCCTTTCAGCGTGGTGTCCCGAGCGGACAGTCAGATTCGGACATCCCGACAGCCGGGTTCACACAAGAGCGCCTCAGGCCGTCCTCCATACGAATGGCGCACACCGTGCGTTACACCGGACCAATGCCCACACCGAGAGTATTCAAGAAGCTTCTCTAAAGTGTCCTGTGAAATACCTGACGGTGTCGGGCAAGTTGCCCAATAATGGGTACTGCGTCACTGGAAGGGCCGCGAACGACTACTACTCGCCAACTCATGGTCAGCCTGACTCGGACAGATGACCACTGCCGAGGGAGTGTGATGACCTGGATTGGAACGCATGGCGTGGGTTTTCGCTCGTCGTTCCCATCGGCTTATCGTCGATAATCTCCGGTCGCTCTCCGCATGCCGGGATTCGTTTCCGCGCGCTCAATCCTCTCGGGCCTTTTCGCGGTGACGTCCTTGCCGAAATACCCGGACATGGCCGCTCACGGTGATGCCGTTTCCACACCATCCTGCACGGGGTCCGACCATTTACCTCCTCCACGAGAAAGGCTGTCATGAGCGAGACGACACGCCGTAACCTCCTCCGATTCACCGCCGCGGCCGCCGTGGCGGGTGCTGCCGGGGCTGCCTCGGGCTACGTGGCACGGTCCGAGGCAGCCACCGGCCCGAACCTCCCGGCCGCCGAGGGGCCGGAGCGGGCCTTCCTCGCGCAGAGTCCGGACGCCATCCGGGGTCTGAAGTGGCGCGGGGCGCAACTCACACCGCCCCCCAACCCGACGCTGACGGCCCGGTTCGACACCCGCGGCCTGCCCTACGCCACGGCGGCGTTCTCGCTGGCCAACAACAACCTCGACACGGTGGCGCTGCGGGTGGCGAACATGGGCGACCTGCCCGACGGCACCACCAGGCAGCAGCGCGACGACGAGGTCATCAAGCTGCTGCGGGAACTGCACCGCCAGGGGATCAAGACCTACCTGTTCAAGCGGCAGTGGTTCCAGCGCAGCGGTGTCATCATCAGCTACGAGCGGCCCTTCACCGAGGCCGGTGCGGACGAGTTCATCGACGACATGAGCAGATTGATCAATCGTGCCCGGCAGGAAGGCATCGCCGGCGCGCTGCACGGCGTGGCCGCGATCGAGACCAATCTCAACAACTGCGCCGAACTGCGAGAGCGCGCCCTCTACGTCGCCCGCGGCATCAACGGCCGTACCGACAACTGGCTCAGGTCCCGCACGCTGTTGATGCCCGGTGCGGGCATGGGGCCGTACTTCAAGGGCATCCACAACGGCGGCGAGGCGTGGCTGACCCAGCTCAGGGCGCAGACCGGTTACTTCGCCCTGATCTACAAGCACATGCGCAGCCAGGAGAACGGCCTGTGCCGGCTGGAGAGCCTCAACGGGCAGTGGGACCAGGCCGTCGGCTGGGACGCCGCCAAGACTCCCGAGCAGCAGATCGCGTTCCTGCGCACCACGATGGGCATCTCCGACCTGGAGTGGTACTTCCGCACCCACCGGGCCGAGTACCCGAACCACACCCACGTGGTGTTCTGGGGTGACCAGGGCGACGGTGTGGCCGGCCTGTCGGCCCGCGACGGCCAGCCCCAATGGAACTACAACACCCTGCGCGCCCTGCACCGGCTGCTGGTCAAGGCCAACCGCTGGCACGGTCATTTCTTCAACTTCCCCTTCACCCGCGAGGGTGCCACCAAACACGACCTCTGGCGGTATCTGATCACCGTCGCCGGCGACGGCAGCAACACCCGCAGGAAAAACTGGGAGTGGAACCGGTCACGTACCCACAGGGTCTGGGACGAGTGGCACATGTGGCCGCAGGAGACCGCGGCGTACTGACAGGCCCGTGTCCGCGGTCCCGCACCCCGGTGGCCATCACGCGGACGACCTCCCACGACCACCCGGCCGGAAGGCCACGCACAGAAGAGACACGGTTGACATGAGATCGAAGAAGGCAATGTTCACGGTTTTGGTGGTGGCGGGCGTGGTGGCCGCCACCGTGTCACCGGCCGCCGCGACGCCGGACGCACCCTCCTCCGGAACCGGAGACGTCGCGATGAGCAGACCGGCGGCGGACGTGTATTGGAGAGGCTCCTGGGCGGCCGCTCAGCAGCCGCGCAACCCTTACGTCCCCGGTTGGTCGCAACGCGGTTTCACCGACCAGTCGCTGCGGCAAGTCGTCCGGACCAGCGTCGGTGGCACCCACGTGCGCATCCGCCTGTCCAACCTCTACGGCGACACCCCGCTTCCGGTCACCGGCGCCAGCATCGCCCGCACCGAAGCCGGTGCCACGCTGCAACGCGGGTCCCAGCGCCACCTCACCTTCGGCGGCAGGCAGTGGGCCCAAATCCCGGTCGGGACGGAACTGGACAGCGACCCGCTGCTGCTGCACACCACACCGCTGGAACAGCTCACCGTGACGCTGTACTTCGCCCGCCACACCGGCCGCGCGACCTACCACAGTCGGGCGACCGCGACCAGCTACTTGGCCAACGGCGACCACCGCGTCGACCCCACCGGCACCGCCTTCACCGGCAGATCCGGCTCCTGGTACTTCCTCACCCGCGTGGACGTCCGAGGCGACCGGGCACACCCACCCGACGGGATCGTCGCACTGGGCGACTCCATCACCGACGGCTACGGCTCCACCCCCAACGCGAACAACCGCTACCCCGACGAACTCGCCGAACGCCTCGTGCGCACCAACACCCCCCGCCCGGTCCTCAACGCCGGCATCAGCGCCAACCGCGTGCTCAGCGACTCACCCTGCGGCGGCGAATCGGCCATCGCCCGGTTCCGGCGCAACGTGGCCACCCAGCCCGGCGTGCGCACGGTCATCGTGCTCGAAGGCATCAACGACATCCGCACCCAAGGCGGCACGACCGGCTGCGCGCAGGGCGCACCGATGATCACCACACAACAGCTGATCGACGGCCACAGGTACCTAATCAGATGGGCCCGCGACCGCGGACTCACCGCGATCGGCGCGACCCTCCCGCCGTGCGGCTGCGCCGGCGGCGAGGAAACCATGCGCACCGAACTCAACCGCTGGATGCGCACCACCGCGGGCACCGCGGGCGGCTACGACGCCGTGGCCGACGTCCACACGACACTGGCCGACCCTGCCAACCCCCGCACCTTGCGCCCCGCCTACGACAGCGGTGACGGCCTGCACCCCAACAACGCCGGCTACCGCCGCATCGCCGAAACCATCCCCCTCGCAAAACTGTAACCATCCCAGCGACACCGTCCACCAGCCCCAGGACGCACTCGGGTAGCCTCGTCGTTTGTAGTGACTGAGGCGGGCTTGGTGTTGTCGTCGGCGGCGGAAGCGTGACCAGGACCAGACGTGCTCGGCTGCGTCGGTGACACGCAGGACCAGCTTGATGAGCAGGAGTCGTATCTTCGGTAGCGTGAATCCGATCATGTCTGGCTCGTCGACGCCGATTCCCCTTTTATCGCAAGGGAGCTGGCGGCGAGCCAGGCGTGGGCGAGCATTGACAGTGTGCTGTGGGCGTACCAAGCCCACCACGATCAGGCCTGGTAGTGGTCGAGCCAGGCTTCGTTTTTGGCTTGCCGGAAGTATTCCTCGATCCGCCAGCGGGTGCCGGCGATCCAGGCCAGATCCAGCAGTGTCGATCGGCGGGGTCCGTAGCAGACGTAGTAAGCGGTCTCGGTCGGGTCGTCAATCGAACGCCGGGCGAGTAGCCAGTGCCCACGCCCGGTCCGCCAGCTGATGCGCATCGGGATCCGGGCCCAGTCACTCGCGGGGCCCGTGCGCCCGCGCCGCACTCGCGCTCGGCGCCCTGGCCGTGTGGTCATTTCGACGGACCCCGCGGAAATCCCTGCCGTGTCAGGATTAGCCGGTAAGGGCGGCTTGATGCTGGGGAGCGAAAATGGGGGCGATGATCGCGGCACTCGCCGCGGGCTGCGCGGTGGTGGCGGTGTTCCTCTCCGGTGACGCGGTCCGCCCGGACCGGCCGGATCTGGAGGTGGCGCTCGTCGCGGCGGCGTCGGTGCTCGCGGCCCTGCTGGCGTTCGGGAAAGCCCGGGGAACGCGGATCACCTCGGTGGTCTTCGCCGCCGGCGCCGCGGGCTGGGCGATCTACTGCCTGAGCACCGACATCGGCAGCGGTACACCGGGTAGCTCGACGGGAGTACTCGCAGTAGCCGCCGTCGTCACCTTGGTGGCGACGGGACTCACGGCGAGGAGTAATGCGCGTCGGCTGCGGTGGTGGCTCGCCGTCCCCTTGGTGGTGGCGCTCGCGGTGGGGACGGTCACCGCGGCCGTGATCGTGCCCGCGCAGGCGGTGCGGTCTGTGACGGCCGCGACCGTCGCGGCGCCCGCGATCGCCGACCGGGTCACGAACCGGCCGTGGAAGTGGACCCCGCCCACCGAGGTGCGGGACGCGGTCGTGGCGGGCGCCGGAGTCGTGATCGGCGGAGTGGACAGCGACGTCACCGCGCTCGACGGACCGACCGGCGCGGTGCGCTGGACTTACGCCCGGCCGGGCGCCCGCCTCCGCGCGCTCGTCCCCACTCCGGACAGGCTCCTGCTGCTGGCCGTCTACGGC encodes the following:
- a CDS encoding IS256 family transposase — encoded protein: MSPRRSESKPARELSPEQAAAAAMVAEAKARGLALTGPDGLLKLFTKNVLETALNEEMTEHLGHEKNQADPDRESTNVRNGSRPKTVVSDAAGEVGINVPRDRESTFEPQIVKKRQRRLTEVDEIVLSLYAKGMTTGEISAHFAEIYGSSISKETVSRITDKVVAEMNDWASRPLDPVYVAVFIDAIHVKVRDGQVANRPVYAAIGVTVDGRKDVLGLWMGIGGEGAKFWMSVLIDLKNRGVRDVFFLVCDGLKGLPDVVANVWPQTIVQTCIVHLIRNTFRLVSRRDWDAVKRDIKPIYTAPSPDAAIAALDEFEEKWGTKHSAVIRLWRNAWDEFVPFLDYDVEIRRMICSTNAIESLNARYRRAIRARGHFPTEQAAMKCLYLVTRSLDPTGAGRTRWTMRWKPVLNAFAITFGDRWPGAETY
- a CDS encoding MFS transporter, translated to MHQPEALGLVAGVLGAGAIIGALIAAWLGPKLPRRVVFTIGVLVAGAPLSLVLALTSALPLALTVAFVAGLGTGGLNPILNAVLYERIPPQLRARTLGALKASAWIGTPIGPLLAGSLVEVIDLRNALFIFAAIFLVATVVPVMLPAMRSMHRAPRPGPDGTEARDNEAVAKST
- a CDS encoding SMI1/KNR4 family protein, which gives rise to MSSTFDLVGEVARGVRDRAGAWRFIQGFAAHWMSPLGQDDGCGEAELTAAEDRLGLRLPAALREAYGLFGRRADLTSNQDELFSPDELDVDEAGEVLVFRVENQGAASWGVPLADLDAADPPVVMRPDLEDKQAESWDAWLDRFSLACVEVVLSESLFSDDELGGHRELTEQDVALLEQLYARLPMPEYPASQTGPGIRWFAGPDLVLREDGRQVLWVRGRTAESFEEVLHALPGEWELL
- a CDS encoding MFS transporter produces the protein MAFAEMAPYVAMQALGGPLIDRIGARRIYVWGNTAAAVAVCAIPALYAVDLLSLGVLACLAAAAGAVRGLADCAGQVLVPGTANLGAVPLERAAGLHGSANQTGLFVGASATGVLVSLLGAPTVVLVDGITFALAAALVALLVPAAAEPQRVERRLSTRQYLADLGEGVRFIRTNRLMLVLVAMIAVTNLLDQGINAVLVRYGSASVCTNPRHSALSPAYSVPEPSSAHS
- a CDS encoding SGNH/GDSL hydrolase family protein codes for the protein MFTVLVVAGVVAATVSPAAATPDAPSSGTGDVAMSRPAADVYWRGSWAAAQQPRNPYVPGWSQRGFTDQSLRQVVRTSVGGTHVRIRLSNLYGDTPLPVTGASIARTEAGATLQRGSQRHLTFGGRQWAQIPVGTELDSDPLLLHTTPLEQLTVTLYFARHTGRATYHSRATATSYLANGDHRVDPTGTAFTGRSGSWYFLTRVDVRGDRAHPPDGIVALGDSITDGYGSTPNANNRYPDELAERLVRTNTPRPVLNAGISANRVLSDSPCGGESAIARFRRNVATQPGVRTVIVLEGINDIRTQGGTTGCAQGAPMITTQQLIDGHRYLIRWARDRGLTAIGATLPPCGCAGGEETMRTELNRWMRTTAGTAGGYDAVADVHTTLADPANPRTLRPAYDSGDGLHPNNAGYRRIAETIPLAKL